One Aerosakkonema funiforme FACHB-1375 DNA window includes the following coding sequences:
- a CDS encoding carbohydrate ABC transporter permease has product MPQNWTFIRQRLTPYLFLFPALFLLFLTVFWPTFQAFYLSFTQYDLTNPPQWVGLANFRRLWRDSLFWKTLWNTVLYLVAVVPILVVAPLGLAILVNRKSRGITWFRAFYYTPVIISMVVAGIAWKWLYAENGLLNQFLSAIGFKDGIPWLTSPKWALYSVMAVTVWKGLGYYMVIYLAGLQSIPAELYEAAAIDGSDGIGKHWDITVPLMKPYLLLVAVISAISATKVFEEVYIMTEGGPRNSSKTIVYYLYEQAFKSLEISYACTIGLVLFLLILGLSILNLKLSQARGQIH; this is encoded by the coding sequence ATGCCCCAAAATTGGACTTTCATCAGACAACGACTCACCCCTTACCTATTCCTTTTCCCTGCCCTTTTCCTGTTATTTCTAACTGTATTTTGGCCAACATTCCAAGCATTTTACCTCAGTTTTACTCAATACGACCTCACAAATCCGCCGCAGTGGGTGGGATTGGCGAATTTCCGCCGTTTGTGGAGAGATTCCCTATTCTGGAAAACGCTGTGGAATACGGTGCTGTACCTCGTCGCGGTGGTGCCGATTTTAGTTGTCGCACCCTTGGGACTGGCAATTTTAGTTAACCGCAAATCGCGTGGAATTACTTGGTTTAGAGCATTTTATTATACACCAGTAATCATATCGATGGTGGTGGCGGGGATTGCTTGGAAATGGCTGTATGCCGAAAACGGTTTGCTGAATCAATTTCTGAGTGCGATCGGATTTAAAGATGGGATTCCTTGGCTGACAAGTCCCAAATGGGCGCTTTACAGCGTCATGGCGGTGACTGTCTGGAAAGGATTGGGCTACTATATGGTGATTTACCTGGCTGGGTTGCAATCTATACCAGCAGAACTGTATGAAGCGGCGGCGATCGATGGTTCCGATGGCATAGGCAAACACTGGGACATCACCGTACCGTTGATGAAACCTTACCTATTGCTAGTAGCAGTAATTTCGGCAATTTCTGCTACCAAAGTATTTGAGGAAGTTTACATCATGACCGAAGGAGGGCCGAGAAATAGTTCTAAAACAATTGTTTACTATCTCTACGAACAAGCCTTTAAAAGTTTAGAAATCAGCTATGCTTGCACAATTGGTTTGGTGTTGTTTTTGCTGATTTTGGGATTGTCGATTTTGAATCTCAAATTGTCACAAGCGCGAGGACAAATTCATTAA
- a CDS encoding translocation/assembly module TamB domain-containing protein, producing the protein MTNSPNPSNEPQSSANRRVWLLWLSRTGLAFGVILVVGVAAGAWWAWVFVQEQLGPLVEKNLSESLKRPLKLGKVERFSVSGLRFGASEIPATPTDPDRAAVGAIDVGFNPVTLLLNRTLELDLTLVNPDVYIEQDEKDSWIVTEISVGEGTGPFKTEIKSVRVSNAKVVLVPNPKTGFPRVPIGITPLNGNAQIEDRGQRIRFDLGGQLATGGNFNISGEHSIPLKQTNVQLQGQNLLVTDLDRLVKFSFNLSDGRADGNLTVRYSPEQPLFLSGTALLKDVTANLKQLPAPFNNTNGMLRFNDREITLDNVTTRLGQVPLQANGSFDLQKGYDITAQVPSVAIANIVQTLNLKTSLPVSGEVRAGVRLTGPIQAPILLGQFTTTKPTQVDKLQFSSIGARFALAPTTNELAIADLQAKPTVGGQITGKGNLKLGQEGGLVFDAEIQNVPGDAIAQQYGTTLSPSLKVGNVSAKAQVFGPLNDIRVVARWQAPQATYPAAGEVVIARGQTVLRDATFQVAGKTLQAAARIADGRWEALVEGSQLPVKDILAALPENPDEQENSPVRSQQSSIQNPKSQIPNPILEGTISGRTKLSGSLGSFKVQDIQAIAEGTLQVAGGNIQLRQAGLNNGRWEALVSATGIQLGRFPQVPPQLQNATFSNGQFKLTGNVESFQVADIQAIGQGNIQVAGGTVQIVRVGLRNGAWEAIARAANVNLGQLAQLPPQVQGPFNGQFRIAGNLNSGELGTIQAVGNGNIQVAGGRVQIQQLELDRGNWRTNLTASGVQLGRFAQVPPQLQGAFSGQVVAAGNLDTLTAQTDKSPLSQIQAIARGNLQVAGGNIQIRQAEIDRGNWRANVAVADVQLSRFAQLPPQLQGAFSGQFQLVGNLDALTEKSNQSPLSQIRARGDGNVRIAGGNVTVRQAQLDRGNFQAELIAKGVELSRFPQVPQQLQSSFSGQLEIAANLNNLTDKSNRSPLSQIRARGTGNLQVAGGSVNIRQAAISDGNWQANIIARGVNLARFPQVPKQLQSSFNGELEIAGNLDNINNDDNSLLSQIQGRGRGNLQVGGGSVNIRQAVINQGNFQADIAASNVRLNTFPQVPPQFRSSAFTGQLEIAGNLDALSDKNKSPLSQIQARGQGNLQVGGGNVNIRQAQIDRGNFQADIAASNVRLNTFPQVPPQFRSSAFTGEFQVAGNLDALSDKNKSPLSVLQGRGQGNLQVAGGSVNIRQVQIDRGNFQADIAASNVQLNRFPQVPKQFQGTFSGAAQIAGNLDALTDNSNKSPLSQIQAIGQGNLQLAAGNVTIRQAEINRGNWQANLSLSEIKLANFPQLPTQLRGSTFTGELQIAGNSDVLTAPPNNLPLSQIQASIQGNLQQVAGGSVTIRQAQLNRGNWQADVSLANVQLNRFSQQLQGRLTGDLNLAGNVASLTATGRSPLANIQARGNANFSEGIASIQGPIAATFDWNGQRLQIERVTAPGLNVSGIIIANIDRNNQPNITSLDINVEAQNLNLQNLPIQIPTPRNRVSMASRFGARDISRNPVSIIGSADFNGRISGTPTAPNVAGNLRLQNLVINGFDFDPVLSGEVQLAAGRGLRLNLSGAQDRIAVELDRNNNPVTFAIRRDEVVAEGRKQGDLLEVNVQNFPIATLKALAPYVATVPREIANQPISGILSGNFAINLNARSIVANNVTLAKAAIGEFQVDAISGDFSYANGIAEITNARLQKGESTYQVTGRITPRDFQASVQFEQGKVRNVLTAFNLLNLANTRRSQRNYAGSAALPTVAVGIPNASLLSQLRRFSEIEALLEQQRTIRRQSNRLPDITELDGNFSGTITVAGALTSGINSLPTGLQVSFEIGGKDWQWGEYKFNQVSAKGNFENGALRVAPLEIQYENARLAFSGNLGLQQQNGKLELQNFPVDVINKFVPLPVAVTGKLNGTANLAGTLQNPEVNGDLTLVDGTLNGTQVQSAQAIFTYENARLNFNSEAVVQQPQPIVISGSVPYQLPFATVRPDSNAISLDVNVQNEGLALLNLLSRGQVTWAGGQGQAQLQVRGTLSAPQITGTATVDNATIAAVALPAPLTDVTGIVRFDRDRILVENLTGNFSKGAVSAQGIIPISRQLSQQDPDRNNPLSVTLNELAINLKGLYRGGVNGNAVITGTAFEPQIGGEVTLKNGEVFLGQQQENPTPNASPSTGRGEGGGGIGFARSIVPEFNNLRLTLADNVNVTRPPLFSFRSTGELIVNGFLGNLEPQGTIQLRRGQVNLFTTQMTLDRDYTQTAVFVPERGLDPILDVRVVTTVPEVTGSRLPSSPISSEIADVPDAGFFGSVQTVRIVARVEGPASQLADNLVLTSNPPRTESEIVALIGGGFAQNLGRGDSTLGLANLAGSALLGNQQVQGTISAIGQAFGLSELRFFPTAIPPNREDRARNTTLGLAAEAVVDITDRLSGSVSKVLTTDQPLQYNLRYRVNNNILLRGSTDFSGDTKAQFEFERRF; encoded by the coding sequence ACTGGTGCCAAATCCAAAAACGGGTTTTCCCAGAGTTCCCATAGGCATTACGCCGCTGAATGGTAATGCTCAAATCGAAGATCGGGGTCAGCGCATTCGCTTCGATTTAGGCGGACAATTGGCTACCGGGGGGAATTTCAACATTTCCGGGGAACATTCTATTCCCCTCAAACAAACGAACGTACAGCTGCAAGGTCAAAATCTACTCGTTACAGATCTCGATCGCCTAGTCAAATTTTCCTTTAATTTGAGTGACGGTCGGGCAGATGGCAATTTGACTGTCAGATATAGCCCCGAACAGCCACTATTTTTATCGGGGACGGCACTCCTCAAAGATGTTACTGCCAATTTGAAACAACTGCCAGCACCGTTTAACAATACTAACGGAATGCTGCGCTTCAACGATCGCGAAATTACGTTGGATAATGTCACGACGCGCTTGGGTCAAGTTCCCCTGCAAGCGAATGGCAGTTTCGATCTTCAAAAAGGATACGATATTACAGCGCAAGTACCCAGTGTCGCGATCGCCAATATTGTTCAAACTCTCAACTTAAAAACATCACTGCCTGTAAGCGGCGAGGTGCGAGCAGGCGTGCGGTTGACCGGCCCAATACAAGCTCCCATCCTATTAGGTCAATTTACCACAACCAAACCCACCCAAGTTGATAAGCTGCAATTCTCTTCTATAGGCGCTCGTTTTGCCCTCGCACCGACGACAAACGAACTTGCGATCGCAGATTTGCAAGCAAAACCAACTGTTGGCGGTCAAATCACTGGCAAAGGCAATCTCAAGTTGGGTCAAGAAGGTGGATTGGTATTTGATGCTGAAATTCAGAACGTGCCGGGAGATGCGATCGCTCAGCAATACGGCACAACTTTATCTCCTTCTCTTAAAGTTGGCAATGTTTCCGCCAAAGCACAAGTATTCGGCCCCCTCAACGATATCCGAGTAGTGGCTAGGTGGCAAGCTCCCCAAGCTACCTATCCCGCAGCTGGCGAAGTTGTCATTGCTAGAGGTCAGACAGTCTTGCGCGATGCGACTTTCCAAGTGGCGGGAAAAACTTTGCAAGCAGCAGCTCGTATCGCTGACGGTCGCTGGGAAGCACTTGTGGAAGGTTCCCAATTGCCAGTCAAGGATATTTTAGCTGCATTGCCGGAAAACCCAGACGAGCAGGAGAATTCTCCAGTCAGAAGTCAACAGTCTTCAATCCAGAATCCCAAATCCCAAATCCCAAATCCCATACTGGAGGGAACGATTAGCGGAAGAACGAAGCTATCGGGAAGTTTAGGTTCTTTTAAAGTACAAGATATTCAAGCGATCGCAGAAGGAACTCTGCAAGTTGCGGGTGGCAATATCCAATTGCGCCAAGCTGGATTGAATAATGGACGTTGGGAAGCTTTAGTCAGTGCGACTGGTATTCAATTGGGGCGTTTTCCCCAAGTACCGCCTCAATTGCAGAACGCCACTTTCAGCAACGGTCAATTTAAATTAACGGGGAATGTTGAGTCGTTCCAAGTTGCAGATATTCAAGCAATCGGTCAGGGAAATATTCAAGTAGCTGGCGGTACTGTGCAAATTGTGCGGGTCGGACTTCGCAACGGTGCGTGGGAAGCGATCGCCAGAGCAGCTAATGTTAATCTAGGACAATTGGCACAGTTACCGCCGCAAGTACAAGGGCCATTTAACGGTCAATTCCGCATTGCAGGTAACCTCAACTCTGGCGAATTGGGCACAATTCAAGCAGTTGGCAATGGAAATATCCAAGTTGCTGGCGGTAGGGTACAAATTCAACAATTAGAACTCGATCGCGGTAATTGGCGAACTAATCTTACCGCTTCTGGCGTGCAATTAGGGCGTTTCGCGCAAGTACCGCCGCAATTGCAAGGTGCTTTTAGCGGACAAGTGGTAGCAGCAGGAAATTTAGATACACTTACCGCACAAACAGATAAATCTCCCCTATCTCAAATTCAAGCAATAGCGCGAGGAAATCTGCAAGTTGCTGGTGGAAATATCCAAATTCGACAAGCAGAGATCGATCGCGGTAATTGGCGAGCAAATGTTGCCGTTGCTGATGTGCAATTGAGTCGGTTTGCCCAATTACCGCCGCAATTGCAAGGTGCTTTTAGCGGTCAATTTCAATTAGTGGGAAATTTAGACGCGCTTACCGAGAAATCGAATCAATCGCCGCTATCCCAAATTCGCGCCAGAGGTGATGGGAATGTTCGGATTGCTGGCGGTAATGTGACTGTTCGACAAGCACAACTCGATCGCGGTAATTTCCAAGCGGAACTCATCGCTAAAGGTGTAGAACTCAGTCGTTTTCCGCAAGTTCCCCAGCAGTTACAAAGTTCTTTCAGCGGTCAATTGGAAATAGCCGCAAATTTAAACAATCTGACTGACAAATCGAATCGATCGCCACTTTCTCAAATTCGCGCTAGAGGTACAGGTAATCTACAAGTTGCAGGCGGTAGTGTTAATATCCGACAAGCAGCAATTAGCGATGGGAATTGGCAAGCTAATATCATCGCTAGGGGTGTAAATCTCGCTCGTTTCCCGCAAGTACCCAAGCAGTTACAAAGTTCTTTTAATGGTGAATTGGAAATTGCCGGTAATTTAGATAATATTAATAATGATGATAACTCGCTGCTATCTCAAATTCAAGGCAGAGGTCGCGGCAATCTGCAAGTAGGTGGCGGTAGTGTTAATATCAGACAAGCTGTAATTAATCAAGGTAATTTTCAAGCAGATATCGCCGCTAGCAATGTCCGACTAAATACTTTCCCGCAAGTCCCGCCACAGTTTCGCAGTTCGGCTTTTACCGGTCAATTGGAAATAGCTGGAAATCTCGATGCACTTTCGGATAAGAATAAGTCGCCGCTATCTCAAATTCAAGCTAGAGGTCAGGGAAATCTGCAAGTTGGTGGCGGTAATGTCAATATCCGACAAGCGCAGATCGATCGCGGGAATTTTCAAGCAGATATCGCCGCTAGCAATGTCCGACTAAATACTTTCCCGCAAGTCCCGCCACAGTTTCGCAGTTCGGCTTTTACTGGTGAATTTCAAGTAGCGGGAAACTTAGACGCACTTTCCGATAAGAATAAGTCACCTCTATCGGTTCTGCAAGGAAGAGGTCAGGGAAATCTGCAAGTAGCAGGCGGTAGTGTTAATATCCGACAAGTGCAGATCGATCGCGGGAATTTTCAAGCAGATATCGCCGCTAGCAATGTACAGCTAAATCGTTTCCCGCAAGTACCAAAACAATTCCAAGGTACTTTTAGCGGCGCAGCACAAATAGCTGGAAATCTCGATGCACTTACCGATAATTCTAATAAGTCACCGCTATCCCAAATTCAAGCAATAGGTCAAGGAAATCTGCAACTTGCTGCGGGTAACGTAACGATAAGACAAGCAGAAATTAACCGGGGTAATTGGCAAGCAAATCTTTCCCTTTCAGAGATAAAGCTGGCAAATTTCCCACAATTACCGACCCAGTTAAGAGGTTCTACTTTTACTGGGGAACTGCAAATTGCAGGAAATTCGGATGTCCTGACAGCGCCGCCAAATAACTTACCTTTATCGCAAATCCAAGCCAGCATTCAAGGAAATCTTCAACAAGTTGCTGGCGGTAGCGTTACGATTCGCCAAGCACAGCTAAATCGAGGCAATTGGCAAGCAGATGTTTCGCTTGCCAATGTGCAATTAAATCGCTTTTCGCAGCAACTGCAAGGACGGTTGACCGGCGATTTGAATCTGGCGGGAAATGTCGCTTCTCTGACCGCAACGGGAAGGTCGCCGCTAGCAAATATTCAAGCCAGAGGAAATGCCAACTTTTCTGAGGGAATCGCTTCTATTCAAGGGCCGATCGCAGCTACATTTGACTGGAACGGACAGCGGTTGCAAATCGAACGAGTAACCGCTCCTGGATTAAATGTAAGTGGAATAATTATAGCAAATATTGATAGAAATAACCAGCCGAATATTACAAGTTTAGATATCAATGTAGAAGCGCAAAACTTAAATTTACAAAATTTGCCCATCCAAATACCGACGCCAAGAAACCGGGTTTCTATGGCAAGTCGCTTTGGAGCTAGAGATATAAGCAGAAACCCGGTTTCTATAATTGGTAGTGCTGATTTTAACGGTCGGATATCGGGAACGCCAACTGCACCGAATGTAGCGGGTAATCTGCGTCTGCAAAATTTGGTTATCAACGGTTTCGATTTCGATCCTGTATTATCGGGTGAGGTGCAATTAGCAGCAGGAAGAGGACTCAGATTAAATTTATCGGGCGCTCAAGATAGAATTGCCGTTGAGTTAGATAGAAACAATAACCCGGTAACGTTTGCTATCCGGCGCGATGAAGTAGTAGCAGAGGGAAGAAAGCAGGGAGATTTGTTGGAAGTGAACGTCCAAAATTTCCCGATCGCCACTTTAAAAGCTTTGGCTCCCTACGTAGCAACCGTACCGAGAGAAATCGCCAATCAACCTATCAGCGGCATACTTTCGGGCAACTTTGCTATCAATTTAAACGCTAGAAGTATTGTGGCGAATAATGTCACGCTCGCCAAAGCCGCTATAGGTGAATTTCAAGTAGATGCGATAAGCGGCGATTTCAGCTACGCCAATGGCATAGCTGAAATTACCAATGCTCGGTTACAAAAAGGTGAGAGTACTTATCAAGTAACAGGTCGGATAACTCCCAGAGATTTTCAAGCAAGCGTACAATTTGAGCAAGGCAAAGTTCGCAATGTTTTAACAGCGTTTAACTTGTTGAATTTGGCAAATACGAGACGATCGCAACGTAACTATGCCGGATCTGCCGCACTTCCTACCGTAGCCGTTGGCATCCCCAACGCTTCTCTATTATCTCAATTGCGCCGCTTTTCGGAAATCGAAGCTTTGTTGGAACAGCAACGCACGATCCGCCGCCAATCTAATCGCCTACCTGACATCACAGAATTAGATGGAAATTTTAGCGGCACTATTACAGTTGCAGGCGCTTTAACTTCAGGTATTAATTCTTTGCCAACAGGTTTACAAGTGAGTTTCGAGATCGGTGGGAAAGATTGGCAATGGGGTGAATATAAATTCAATCAAGTTAGCGCCAAAGGTAATTTTGAAAATGGGGCGCTGAGGGTAGCGCCTTTGGAAATTCAGTATGAGAACGCTCGATTAGCTTTCTCTGGAAATCTCGGTTTGCAACAGCAAAATGGGAAATTGGAATTACAAAATTTCCCCGTCGATGTCATCAATAAGTTTGTGCCTTTACCGGTGGCAGTTACAGGTAAGCTGAATGGTACTGCTAATCTGGCAGGCACTTTACAAAACCCAGAGGTTAACGGCGACTTAACTTTGGTGGATGGAACTTTGAATGGAACGCAGGTGCAGTCGGCACAAGCAATTTTTACTTATGAAAATGCTCGCTTGAATTTTAATTCTGAGGCGGTGGTGCAACAGCCTCAGCCAATTGTAATTTCTGGTAGCGTACCTTATCAGCTACCTTTTGCTACGGTTAGACCGGATAGCAATGCAATTAGTTTAGATGTGAATGTGCAAAATGAAGGGCTGGCACTGTTAAATCTATTAAGTAGAGGACAAGTTACTTGGGCTGGCGGTCAAGGACAAGCACAACTACAGGTGCGGGGTACTTTATCTGCGCCGCAAATAACGGGAACTGCTACAGTAGATAATGCGACAATTGCGGCTGTGGCGCTGCCTGCACCGCTGACGGATGTGACTGGAATTGTGCGATTCGATCGCGATCGCATCCTGGTAGAAAACCTCACCGGTAATTTCAGTAAAGGTGCGGTATCAGCACAGGGAATCATCCCTATTTCCAGGCAGTTATCTCAACAAGATCCCGATCGCAATAATCCCCTCAGCGTCACTTTGAACGAATTGGCGATCAATCTCAAAGGACTTTATCGAGGTGGCGTAAATGGCAATGCAGTAATTACCGGCACTGCATTTGAACCCCAAATCGGTGGTGAAGTGACGTTGAAAAACGGGGAGGTGTTTTTAGGACAGCAACAAGAAAACCCCACCCCCAACGCTTCTCCGTCCACAGGGAGGGGAGAAGGGGGAGGCGGAATTGGTTTTGCGAGATCGATCGTTCCGGAATTTAACAATTTGCGCTTAACTCTGGCGGATAATGTCAATGTGACGCGACCGCCGCTATTTAGTTTTCGATCGACTGGCGAGCTGATTGTAAATGGCTTTTTGGGTAATCTCGAACCGCAAGGTACAATTCAGTTGCGCCGAGGTCAGGTGAATTTGTTTACTACGCAAATGACCTTAGATCGCGATTATACGCAAACAGCTGTGTTTGTCCCAGAACGCGGACTCGACCCGATTTTAGATGTTCGCGTCGTTACTACCGTACCGGAAGTGACCGGCAGTCGCTTACCATCTTCTCCCATATCTTCTGAAATTGCCGATGTTCCCGATGCCGGCTTTTTCGGTAGCGTGCAAACGGTTCGCATTGTGGCTAGAGTCGAGGGACCGGCCAGTCAATTGGCGGATAACTTGGTGCTGACAAGCAACCCGCCGCGCACTGAATCGGAAATTGTGGCTTTAATCGGGGGCGGATTTGCACAGAATTTAGGTCGGGGTGACAGTACTTTGGGACTTGCTAATTTAGCGGGTTCTGCTTTGTTGGGAAATCAGCAGGTTCAGGGTACGATTAGTGCGATCGGACAAGCTTTCGGTTTGAGCGAATTGCGCTTTTTCCCCACAGCTATTCCCCCCAACAGAGAAGATAGAGCTCGTAACACTACACTAGGATTGGCAGCAGAGGCAGTGGTCGATATTACCGATCGACTTTCTGGTTCTGTATCAAAAGTTCTCACTACCGATCAACCATTACAGTATAACCTGCGCTATCGGGTAAATAACAATATTCTGTTGCGCGGTTCCACTGATTTTTCCGGTGATACCAAAGCGCAATTTGAGTTTGAAAGGAGGTTTTAA
- a CDS encoding nicotinate-nucleotide adenylyltransferase, whose amino-acid sequence MHTIALFGTSADPPTTGHQAILNWLSQNYDWVAVWASDNPFKSHQTPLQHRAAMLRLLIESIDPPRHNIGLHQELSSPRTLETLSKAKSKWPFAELTLVIGSDLVTQLPRWYRVEELLRQVQLLVVPRPGIPIEDTALQPLREMGGSVAIASLNSPDVSSTAYREKGDRTSLTPIVEAYIHREHLYAWQDAAQKR is encoded by the coding sequence ATGCACACAATCGCTCTTTTTGGTACTAGCGCCGACCCCCCAACAACCGGACATCAAGCAATTCTCAACTGGCTATCGCAAAACTACGATTGGGTAGCAGTTTGGGCGTCAGATAACCCATTTAAATCTCACCAAACACCATTACAACATCGAGCTGCAATGTTAAGGTTATTGATTGAGTCGATCGATCCTCCCCGACACAACATCGGTCTGCATCAAGAACTCAGCAGTCCCAGAACTTTGGAAACTCTCTCAAAAGCAAAATCAAAATGGCCATTTGCCGAACTGACCCTAGTCATCGGTTCGGATTTGGTTACGCAGCTACCGCGCTGGTATAGAGTTGAAGAATTGTTGCGGCAAGTGCAGCTGTTAGTAGTGCCGCGACCGGGAATTCCCATAGAAGATACAGCATTGCAGCCACTGAGGGAGATGGGAGGGTCGGTAGCGATCGCATCTCTAAACAGCCCAGATGTTTCCTCTACAGCTTATCGTGAAAAAGGAGATCGCACAAGCTTAACGCCGATCGTTGAGGCATATATTCATCGAGAGCATTTATACGCATGGCAGGACGCGGCACAAAAAAGATAG
- a CDS encoding NAD+ synthase, whose protein sequence is MKIAIAQLNPTIGALTDNAQNILNAAKQALDLDVRLLLTPELSLCGYPPRDLLLDPSFVEAMATTLQQLARDLPPNLAVLVGTVEPNPKAFTSGGKSLFNSMALLEGGKVQQIFHKRLLPTYDVFDEQRYFEPGLQPNFFTLTPQPHYSAIKIGVTICEDLWNDEEFWGKRTYAVNPITDLAQLGVDLIVNLSASPYSVGKQALREAMLRHSATRFDRPIIYANQVGSNDDLIFDGSSFALNRTGEIVCRARSFETDLVLLDFDVEKGDIASVQPKYVTPLPDCEEEEIWGALVLGVKDYARKCGFSKVVIGLSGGVDSALVAAIAAEALGAENVLGVLMPSPYSSDHSVKDALVLAENLGIKTHTLPIGNLMQSYDESWEDLFAGTEFGIAEENIQSRIRGNLLMAIANKFGYLLLSTGNKSEMAVGYCTLYGDMNGGLAAIADVPKTRVYSLCKWLNRNDEIIPENILTKAPSAELKPGQTDQDSLPAYDILDDILQRFIHEHQSAAQIVAAGHDPDVVKRVIKMVARAEFKRRQAPPGLKITDRAFGTGWRMPIASKGLDTVSV, encoded by the coding sequence ATGAAAATAGCGATCGCACAACTCAATCCTACCATTGGTGCCCTCACCGATAACGCCCAAAACATTCTCAATGCAGCCAAGCAAGCATTAGATTTAGATGTCCGTTTGTTATTGACACCAGAACTTTCCCTCTGCGGATATCCGCCACGGGATTTGTTGCTAGACCCCAGTTTTGTAGAGGCGATGGCAACAACTTTACAGCAGCTAGCACGGGATTTACCGCCAAATTTAGCAGTCTTAGTCGGAACAGTCGAACCGAATCCAAAAGCTTTTACCAGTGGCGGGAAATCTCTCTTTAACAGCATGGCTTTATTAGAAGGGGGAAAAGTGCAGCAAATCTTCCACAAAAGATTGCTGCCAACTTACGATGTTTTTGACGAACAGCGATATTTTGAACCCGGACTTCAGCCTAATTTCTTTACCCTCACTCCTCAGCCACACTACTCGGCAATTAAAATCGGCGTAACTATCTGCGAAGATTTGTGGAATGATGAAGAATTTTGGGGTAAGCGCACCTACGCTGTCAATCCGATTACTGACTTAGCCCAGCTGGGTGTAGATTTAATTGTCAATTTATCGGCTTCTCCTTATAGTGTTGGCAAACAAGCATTGCGAGAAGCAATGCTGCGGCATTCAGCGACACGCTTCGATCGACCTATTATCTATGCCAATCAGGTTGGTAGCAACGACGATTTGATTTTTGATGGTAGCAGTTTTGCCCTCAATCGTACAGGTGAAATAGTGTGTCGCGCCCGTAGTTTTGAGACAGATTTAGTATTGCTAGATTTTGATGTAGAAAAAGGGGATATTGCATCCGTACAACCGAAATATGTAACACCGCTACCTGATTGCGAAGAAGAGGAAATTTGGGGGGCGTTGGTGTTGGGAGTGAAGGATTATGCGCGAAAATGCGGTTTTTCTAAAGTTGTAATTGGTTTGAGTGGAGGGGTAGATTCAGCATTAGTTGCAGCTATTGCGGCAGAAGCTTTGGGCGCAGAAAATGTGTTGGGCGTCCTTATGCCTTCGCCTTACAGTTCCGATCATTCAGTAAAGGATGCTTTGGTATTAGCCGAAAATTTGGGTATTAAAACTCACACCCTGCCGATCGGCAATCTGATGCAAAGTTACGATGAAAGTTGGGAAGATTTGTTTGCGGGGACAGAGTTTGGTATTGCCGAGGAAAATATTCAATCGCGGATTCGCGGTAATCTGTTAATGGCGATCGCCAACAAATTCGGCTATCTTCTCCTCTCCACCGGCAACAAATCGGAAATGGCTGTAGGATACTGCACTCTTTACGGCGATATGAATGGAGGATTGGCTGCAATTGCCGATGTTCCCAAAACCCGCGTTTACTCTTTGTGTAAATGGCTAAATCGCAACGACGAAATTATTCCGGAAAATATTCTCACGAAAGCACCCAGCGCCGAACTCAAACCCGGTCAAACCGACCAAGATTCTCTCCCAGCTTACGATATTTTAGATGACATTTTGCAGCGCTTTATTCACGAACATCAATCGGCTGCACAGATTGTGGCTGCGGGACACGATCCGGATGTTGTCAAACGAGTGATAAAAATGGTAGCGCGGGCGGAATTTAAGCGGCGACAAGCACCGCCGGGATTGAAGATAACCGATCGCGCTTTCGGTACGGGATGGCGAATGCCGATCGCCAGCAAAGGTTTGGATACAGTTAGTGTTTAA
- a CDS encoding NUDIX hydrolase, with protein sequence MAGRGTKKIENPGKKQALADFKVGVDNVIFSVDNEQNRLLVLLVMRDDEPFSGQWCLPGTLVRKGESLEDAAYRILAEKIKVKNLYLEQLYSFGGPGRDPREAPDSFGVRYLSVSYFAIVRFGEAELIADGVSGIAWYPIQQIPQLAFDHNKILEYGYRRLRNKLEYSPVAFDVLPEVFTLNDLYQFYTTILGENFSDYSNFRSRLLKLGFLSDTGVKVSRGAGRPASLYRFDAEAFAPLKDKPLVFI encoded by the coding sequence ATGGCAGGACGCGGCACAAAAAAGATAGAAAATCCAGGGAAAAAACAGGCATTAGCCGACTTCAAAGTAGGAGTCGATAACGTCATTTTTTCAGTTGATAACGAACAAAATCGACTTTTAGTGTTATTAGTAATGCGAGACGACGAACCATTTTCAGGTCAGTGGTGCTTACCCGGAACACTGGTAAGAAAAGGAGAATCTCTAGAAGACGCAGCCTATCGAATTTTAGCAGAGAAAATCAAAGTAAAAAATCTCTACTTAGAGCAATTGTATAGCTTCGGGGGGCCGGGTCGAGATCCCAGAGAAGCGCCAGATAGCTTTGGAGTGCGTTATCTATCCGTAAGCTATTTTGCGATCGTGCGATTTGGGGAAGCCGAACTTATTGCCGATGGCGTTAGCGGTATCGCTTGGTATCCCATCCAACAGATACCCCAACTAGCATTCGATCACAATAAAATTTTGGAGTACGGCTATCGGCGTTTGCGAAATAAATTAGAGTATAGTCCCGTCGCTTTTGATGTGTTACCGGAAGTCTTTACTTTGAATGACCTTTACCAGTTTTACACCACAATTTTGGGAGAAAATTTCTCAGATTATTCTAATTTTCGCTCCCGTTTGCTGAAACTGGGATTCTTGTCTGACACTGGAGTCAAAGTGTCGCGGGGTGCCGGTCGTCCAGCGAGTTTGTATCGATTTGATGCAGAAGCCTTTGCACCTTTAAAGGATAAGCCTTTGGTTTTTATTTAA